The genomic window CGTCCGCGAAGATTGAAACCAGGATTGTGAGATCGAGGAAGAACGGAATGGAACAGTGTAAGGAATGTGATCTGGCCATCTACTGCTATTCGGATTCAAGCACCTGGATTTTTCGTACCAAGCAGGAAATGGAAGAGAAGAAAGCCGCCATTTCGGAATGCCCGGTTCGCGAGCAGGTCGAGCAATTGCGATTGCAGGAAAAGCGAAAATGCTCCGGGGTCGGCGCGGGGTAGCCGTGCCCGTGTCCCGCCTTTGCAGACGGGCCACCGGCACAAGTCCGCCCGGATCGGCCGGGGATTTCGTTACGTGAACATGTTGATCCGGCAATCCACGGCGTGTTTGAGGTAGTCTTCGGCTGTCTGGATCTCGACGCCCTCAAGGAACTCCCCGGGGTCTATTCCCATCATATCCACCGTCATTTTGCATGCCACCAGGTGAACCCCTTCCAGTTGAGCCATTTCCAGCAACTCGCAAATACTCGGGATACCCGCCGCCTCGACTTTCTTCTCCATCATCCGGGTCGCAACCATGGCCATCCCCGGCAGGGCCCCCATGGTCCCCGGCGGAATGAACCGGCACCGGTCGCCACCGCCTTTTCGGATCACGTTGATTCCCATGAAGGTGTAGAAAATCGTCGACTCCATCCCCATCCGAGCCGCGTTGATTCCCAGGATCAGGGCCGGATAGGCGCCGTCCAGGGTATCCCGGCTGCAGATGAAAGTACAGGACACCTTTTCGTCGGAGTTCTCTGAAGAGTTTCGGGTTGCGGGTTTGTTTTCTTCTGCCATGGTTGACTCCATTCCGGACATTGCCCATCTTCGACGCGTCAGGGCAACGGCGTTTCACGAAACGCTCGCCGCGCGCGTCATTTCCTTTTCGCCTCGAACCAACGATCACTGCTGCCGCACGCAATGAATCACTTTCACGACACTGGGGTGCGCCACGCGGTAGTACATCAGGTTGCCGTCCCTGCGCGAGGCAAGAATTCCCTTTGATTTCATGAGGTTCAACTGTTGAGAAGTGTATGGCTGCGCGGTGTTCAGCAGCCGGCACAGTTCGTTCACGGACCGCTCGCCCTGCTCCAGGATGTCTATGATCCGCAGTCTCACCGGGTGAGCCACGGTCTTGAGGATTTCAGCCGCTTTCTGCAATTGAGCGGTCTCGATCTGGACAATCTCTTCGAGATCCATGAATCCTCTCTCATTATATGAATATCTGAATATTCGCTTTTTCAAATATATCTTCCCGCCGACGATGTCAAGTATCTTTTTTCATCCTTTTTCAATCCCATACGGCCCCACCTGCCTCACGGGCCGTTTCAACGCGCGGCCCGGGCAATGCCTCCCCGCGGCGCCGGGCTCCGGGTGTTGCTCCCGGATGTCCGCAGTCCTCCGGCTATGGCTCGTTTCGATCTTATGGTATATTATTGAATCAGAAGTGGGTTGAAAGGAGAATAGAACATGGCTGCGAGCGGGCGCTTCGGAAAGTACGGCGATCTGAAGAGGAAGGCGAAACTGAGGGCCAACGTCAAGTTGGATTCGGACCGGGTCAAAATGGCTTTCACCTCTCGCAGGGCGAAAACGCCCGGCCAGCACACCACGGGAGGCGGCGGCAAGTAGGGATTATGGAGGCCGAAGACAGTCAGGAAACGAAGAAAAAGAAACCCAATGTGGTCATTCGACCCATGGAGATCGACGATCTTGCCAAGGTGTTTCACCTGGGCGAGAAATTGTTCACTGCAAGAGAAGTACCCAACCTCTATCGTACCTGGGACGAGTACGAAGTGATCGCCCTTTTCCAGGGAGATGCCGAATACTGCCTGGTGGCGGAAATCGAAGAAGAGATGGTCGGGTTTGCCCTGGGGACCACCGTCACCAAGAGCCATTCCGCCTGGCGATACGGATACCTCGTCTGGCTTGGTGTTGTCCCGGCCTATCACGGCATGGGGATTGCCTCCAGGCTTTTCAACCGGTTCCGCGACCTGATGCTGGAATCCGGCGTGCGCATGCTTTTGGTGGATTCGGAGGCGGACAACCTGCCCGCCCTTCGCTTTTTCCGCAAGATGGGCTTCCGCCACCCCCAGCAACACATCTATCTGGCGCTCAATCTCGATCCTCGCCTGCGCCGGATCCGGGAGAAGAAGACCGACGGACGCCAGGACGGCCGGTACAAACTGGATGACGATGACTAGAAATCAGCAACTCGTAAAGCCGAAACGACTCAAGCAGCTTCTGCGTCGACTGGTGAACATCTACTCGCCATCCGGCAAAGAAGAGGAGATCCTCCATTTTCTACAGAGCTATCTCCGACGGCACGGACTTCCCGTGGAACTCCAGGAGGTTGACACGAATCGGCACAACCTCATCGTAATGCCGCCGGACACGGAAGTTCTCCTGGCCCTCGTCGGGCACGTGGACACGGTGATGGCCCACGATCTGGACCACTTTGGCTACGAGGAAGACGGAGATTTGGTCTACGGCCTTGGAGCGGCCGATATGAAGGGGGGATGCGCCGCCATGGTGGAAGCCTTCGTTGCGGCGTGGGAAGCGGGCCGTCGCGTTCTTCCGGTGGCGCTCGCCCTGGTGGTCGGGGAGGAGGAGGAAGGAGACGGCGCCCAGAAGCTTGCCAGGGAGTACCATTTCCCCTGGACGGTGATCGGCGAACCGACCGACCTCAAGCCATGTTTGAACCACTACGGGTACATCGAAGTCCAGATCACGGCCACCGGCAGACGCGTTCACGCATCCCTGGCCAACCTCAGCCGGAATCCGGTGGAAACCGTGATGCGTTCCGTGCTGAGAATAGGCGAATACGTGGCGGCTCGCAGACCGGACATGGTCTACAATATACGTGACCTCTCGACCTCACGCTCGGGTTTCGCCGTACCGGATCGCTGCACGGCCTTTCTCGACATCCATCTGCCCCCCTCGGCGCCCATAGGAGAAATCACGGCCGAGATTGAAGAGGTCATGCTTCAACAGGAGCATGACAGCCCGGAACACAGCGAAACCGTGCGCTTTGCCAATATTCACTCAGGATACGAGCTCCCGGAAAAGGGAGCTGTCGTGGAGGCTCTGAAGAAGGTCTATTCGCACAATGCCATCGAGTGGTCCCCTCAGGCGTTTCGGAGCCACTCCGACGCGAATCTTTTTTGGGCCGCGGGAATGAAGCCTCTCCTGCTCGGCCCCGGCGCTCTGGAAAAAGCCCACTCCCCCGAAGAATGCGTCTCCTTCAATGATGTTCTCGCCGCAGCGAGGCTCTATCACGATCTGCTGACGGCGTTACCCTCCTGAAGCCCGGGCCCGGGGCATTCGAAACACGCCTCGAAGCCGTTCCGATCAGGAAGCCGTCACGGACGTCTCTTCCCGCTGCCGATCCAGCTCCGGCAAAACCATTTGCCGTTCGCTGTAGATGAATATTCCGCCGCTGAAATGCTCCCTGTGGGCGGCGCACACCTCTTCAACCAAGCCTTCAAGCTCGGGGCAGTTCTCGATTCGCACATAGAGCGCGTACCCTTCGGCCGCCAGACTGGGCAGCGGCTCCCTGCTCATCGCCACCAGCAGCGGTCCGCTGTGGATACTCATCGTCCACCGGAAGGCCCGCCTCAGAGGTTCGATCACATAGGGTTGTGCCGTAAACGCCGCCTTGATGCGATCAATCAGTCGGCCCGGCCTCTTCGGCGGCTCTCTGTAGAATGTGACATCCGCTCGGTGAGACTTCTCCTCGCCATCCACAAAGACGGTGAACGGGTCGCCGCCTTGTTCCCTGGAGCATCCGGTCACCCCGCTGATCCTTTCATAGAGCTCGTTTGAAACCGCTTCAAGGGGATCCTTCCTGTCCCAGACTATCATGGTAACCGCCTGCTTTTCCATGCCAAGACCTCTTTCAAGGGATTTCACCCGCCGCCTGCAGGGAAACGAGAAATCCCCACCGGCAGCCGGCTGCACTGTGGTACACTGAACTTTGCAGATGACGAACAATCCGGTGCAGTTTATTCCAACTGGAATAATGATGCCACATAATTCCGTGGTGCGCCGTTCAACACGCAGCCGCGCAGCGGTGCCGACGGTTTTGGACAATATCGGAGCAAAGGCGGCAGGACTCCCGGAGGGTGACTCTCCACCTCCCCGGACACGCAACCCGGGCAGTCATGAGAGCGGAGGCGGCAGGATTCTCGAATGGTTACTGGCAGTTTCGGTTCTTTCGTCGGACTCCCGCGAACAGCGTTCGCCTGGCTTGTCCTCCCCTTCTGTCTCTGGGCCTGTGGAAGCACGCCGGCGGTCATACGAGACGTCGAGGTTCACCCGCAGGATGCCCTTCATTACCTGGATGGGACCGCATCGGAGGTGGTGATCGACGCCGATCGGCACGCCGCCCTCGACCGGGAATTCGACCGTCGGTATTTTGCTCCCTGGCATCGGCAACAACCGGTTTATTCCCGATCGGACATGGAAAAGGAGCTTCTGAAGTTTCGAAAGAACCCCGGATTCGGCGAGAACAAGCGAGCGCATGCCCCCGACTGGATCGAATCCATGGCCGCCCGCGCCAATCTTGAGCATTATCCCGACGCAGGCTTTGCCGGCGTCACCGTGGTCAACTCCGACCTCCGCCTTCTTCCCACCCACAGACCTCACTTCGACAGCGCCGACGGAGCCGGGACCGGCTATCCCTTCGACAATCTGCAGAACTCCGCCCTTCATGCCAACACACCCGTTTTCGTCAGCCACCGGTCCGCGGATAAAGCGTGGGTCTTCGTCGAATCCCATTCCGGATTCGGGTGGCTCCCCGCCAGGGACGTTGCCCGCGTGGACGAGGCTTTTGTCGCGCAGTGGGAGAACCGTCGGCTCATAACGGTTCTTGAAGACGAGTCTGCCGTCTTTGACGAAAAAGGCATGTTCCTGTTCAGTGCCAACGCGGGTGCGCTTTTCCCCCTGTCCGACGAGGACGCCGACGCGTACCGGGTCTTCGTCGCCGTACCCGACGAAAACCGCAATGCCGAAATCCGCGGCAGCCGCCTGCTTAAAACCCACGCCCGGGTGAAGCCTCTGCCCTTGACACGCCGCAATATCGCCGCCGTGGCCAATATTTTTCTCAACAAGCCTTACGGGTGGGGCGGAATCTATCAGAACCGCGACTGCTCCTCGACGCTCAAAGACCTCTTTACACCGTTCGGGATCTGGCTTCCGCGCCATTCTTCCGACCAGGCCCTCCACGGGGGATACTACATGGATTTGAGCGGCCTCGATCCCACGGCGAAAGAACGCGCCATCATCCGGGACGGTTCGCCTTACCTGAGCCTGCTGTGGCTCAAGGGTCACATCATGCTCTACCTTGGAACCTTCCAGGGGCAACCGCTTGTGCTGCACAACATGTGGGGCGTCAGAACGCGGCGCCTTTTGCAGCGTGAGGGAAGGCTGATCATCGGCCGTGCAGTCATCACAACCTTACGACCCGGATCGGAGCTCCGCGAGCTGGACCGGTCCGGGGGCGGCCTTCTCGACAAGCTACGCGGCATGACGCTTCTGATCACCCCTCCCACTCCCGTCAATAAGGAATGACTCCGCCGGATGCCCCTCCCGCCGCCAAGGCTGCTTCCCGAATCCCACACGACTCCGCTTCCACCCCGGCAGGACAGGAATCCCGGCAAACACTCCGCTCCGGGGCCTGGCCGGTGCGAGGTTTTCACTTTCACCCGGGAGGTGCGACCATCAAAAGGTCCACTCCAAAGCCTGCGCCGATGGCGTGAACACTCACCCATGTTCGACTCGGACGCTGCTCCGGCTTGAACTCCATGGGACAAAATCTTAATATCTAAAACAGCCAACAATGGCTGGGAGTTGTGAGGTATTGGAGGTTGAATGATGGATAAAAGAGATATTTTGTATCTCAGGAATATGCTGATTGTGAGGCGCAAGGAGATTTCGGACCGCGTCAACCGTCTGGCCGCGGTCTGGAAGGGTGTGGAGCCGGCCATCGAATTGGAGGAGGAGGCCCAGAAGGCGAGCATCACCGAGCCTTATCAGCGGTTGGATGCAAACCGGAAGAAGGAGGTCGAACAGATCGACCTTGCCCTGGGCAAAATCGCCATCGGTGAATACGGAATATGCGAATCCTGCGGGGACGATATTGCCCTGAAACGGCTTGAAGCGATCCCGTGGGCCCGGCTTTGCGTGGATTGCGCCCGGGACTTCGAGCAGAGGCACGAGACGCTTCCCGAAACCACGGAGGTCTTGGCGGCCGCCAGACTCCCGGACCTGTACCACGAACTTTCCTACGAGCAGATCGTCAAGCTCATCCGCGAGCGACTGCACGCACTGAAAAACGTCGATGACTCCGACCTGCGGATATATGTACGAAGAGGGGCGGTCACTCTTGAAGGCGTGGTTCCCGGGGAAGCGGAACACCAGGCCATCCTGCGGACGCTCATGGGGGAAATGAGATTTGCCTCTGTCGTCGATCGCCTGGAAGTCGAAGAATCCCAGGTGGAGCACAACGACGACGCGAATGCGGAGGTCGAGGAGCCCGATGAAACCGAGGTGGAAGAGCTTCTCATCGAGGAAGGCGGAATAGCGGAAGGCCTTTTCGAAGGGCAAGGCGACGATTCACCCTATGCCGACGGCGACGAACGCATGTGAACCCGCGCTTTCCGGGGCTTTCAACCATGTGCGCGTGCGCGCGGCCAGGCGCCCGAGTTTCCAGCCCGCCGCCGCCATTCATGGGAAGGTCGGACCCCACGCGCCGGCAGGGCGAATCTCCGCGCGATTCGGCCCGGATGCCCGAAGACGCCTCGAATTGCGGCCTTGGAGCGGCCCCGAAGCGTTATTGTCAGTAGATTTTCAGCTGCCGACAGGAACGCACGGAGATACCGAGATGTTCGTAGGCCAGGCGCGTGGCGAGGCGCCCGCGCGGCGTTTTGTTCAGAAACCCTTCCTGGATGAGATAGGGTTCGTAGACGTCCTCGAGGGTATCCCGCTCCTCGGACACCGCCGCCGAGAGCGTTTCTATCCCGACAGGACCGCCGTCGTATTTTTCGATGATGGTGCTGAGGATCTTCCGATCCATCCCGTCGAATCCCTTTTCATCCACATCGAGCATTCGGAGCGCGAGGTCCGCCACTTCGCGCGTGATCCTGCCATCCGCGCGGACCTCCGCGTAATCCCTCACCCTGCGAAGCAGCCGGTTGGCGATTCGAGGAGTGCCCCGGGACCGTTTGGCGATTTCCAGCGCGCCCTCCGCGTCGACCCGGATACCGAGGATTCGTGCCGAGCGGGTGACGATGAGCTTTAATTCGTCCACCTTGTAAAATTCCAGCCGAAGGGTAACCCCGAACCGG from Syntrophobacter fumaroxidans MPOB includes these protein-coding regions:
- a CDS encoding DsrE/DsrF/DrsH-like family protein produces the protein MAEENKPATRNSSENSDEKVSCTFICSRDTLDGAYPALILGINAARMGMESTIFYTFMGINVIRKGGGDRCRFIPPGTMGALPGMAMVATRMMEKKVEAAGIPSICELLEMAQLEGVHLVACKMTVDMMGIDPGEFLEGVEIQTAEDYLKHAVDCRINMFT
- a CDS encoding ArsR/SmtB family transcription factor; protein product: MDLEEIVQIETAQLQKAAEILKTVAHPVRLRIIDILEQGERSVNELCRLLNTAQPYTSQQLNLMKSKGILASRRDGNLMYYRVAHPSVVKVIHCVRQQ
- a CDS encoding GNAT family N-acetyltransferase; protein product: MEAEDSQETKKKKPNVVIRPMEIDDLAKVFHLGEKLFTAREVPNLYRTWDEYEVIALFQGDAEYCLVAEIEEEMVGFALGTTVTKSHSAWRYGYLVWLGVVPAYHGMGIASRLFNRFRDLMLESGVRMLLVDSEADNLPALRFFRKMGFRHPQQHIYLALNLDPRLRRIREKKTDGRQDGRYKLDDDD
- a CDS encoding M20 family metallopeptidase, whose amino-acid sequence is MTRNQQLVKPKRLKQLLRRLVNIYSPSGKEEEILHFLQSYLRRHGLPVELQEVDTNRHNLIVMPPDTEVLLALVGHVDTVMAHDLDHFGYEEDGDLVYGLGAADMKGGCAAMVEAFVAAWEAGRRVLPVALALVVGEEEEGDGAQKLAREYHFPWTVIGEPTDLKPCLNHYGYIEVQITATGRRVHASLANLSRNPVETVMRSVLRIGEYVAARRPDMVYNIRDLSTSRSGFAVPDRCTAFLDIHLPPSAPIGEITAEIEEVMLQQEHDSPEHSETVRFANIHSGYELPEKGAVVEALKKVYSHNAIEWSPQAFRSHSDANLFWAAGMKPLLLGPGALEKAHSPEECVSFNDVLAAARLYHDLLTALPS
- a CDS encoding NlpC/P60 family N-terminal domain-containing protein; the encoded protein is MVTGSFGSFVGLPRTAFAWLVLPFCLWACGSTPAVIRDVEVHPQDALHYLDGTASEVVIDADRHAALDREFDRRYFAPWHRQQPVYSRSDMEKELLKFRKNPGFGENKRAHAPDWIESMAARANLEHYPDAGFAGVTVVNSDLRLLPTHRPHFDSADGAGTGYPFDNLQNSALHANTPVFVSHRSADKAWVFVESHSGFGWLPARDVARVDEAFVAQWENRRLITVLEDESAVFDEKGMFLFSANAGALFPLSDEDADAYRVFVAVPDENRNAEIRGSRLLKTHARVKPLPLTRRNIAAVANIFLNKPYGWGGIYQNRDCSSTLKDLFTPFGIWLPRHSSDQALHGGYYMDLSGLDPTAKERAIIRDGSPYLSLLWLKGHIMLYLGTFQGQPLVLHNMWGVRTRRLLQREGRLIIGRAVITTLRPGSELRELDRSGGGLLDKLRGMTLLITPPTPVNKE
- a CDS encoding TraR/DksA C4-type zinc finger protein, whose amino-acid sequence is MMDKRDILYLRNMLIVRRKEISDRVNRLAAVWKGVEPAIELEEEAQKASITEPYQRLDANRKKEVEQIDLALGKIAIGEYGICESCGDDIALKRLEAIPWARLCVDCARDFEQRHETLPETTEVLAAARLPDLYHELSYEQIVKLIRERLHALKNVDDSDLRIYVRRGAVTLEGVVPGEAEHQAILRTLMGEMRFASVVDRLEVEESQVEHNDDANAEVEEPDETEVEELLIEEGGIAEGLFEGQGDDSPYADGDERM